In a genomic window of Quercus lobata isolate SW786 chromosome 4, ValleyOak3.0 Primary Assembly, whole genome shotgun sequence:
- the LOC115986151 gene encoding putative disease resistance protein RGA3, with protein sequence MADTLLIDLFKKLGSIAVQLAKQEINLLVGVDKEVQKLQDKLGMIKAMLDDAEERQPVKLRTEKNWLERLQDQYYEIDDILDTWNTARIRAEIEKEEGKPADTNAPAVVKKKVCSFVPSPSCCFNLPLRHDVGHMIRKLNEKLDMIFKDKATCGIDFNRQPDVVKRQTTTSFVDVSHIIGRDKYRDDLLRNLLDVGSQDERNSYRVISLVGMGGIGKTTLAQLAYNHPDVQAHFQKRMWICVSDPFDQCKVAKAIIKEVDPKHGPLDDTELQTLLCEIQDLIKEKKYFLVLDDVWTEHSEEWEPFKHAFENGVRGSRILVTTRKLTVAKMIGSALPINLEVLSDEDCWLIFRMAFSNEEDLKNLEDLGRKLAFKCKGLPLAAKLLGSLMQNNRSREQWNKILNSNLWELEDIENIEKSILAPLLLSYYELPPTMRRCFSYCSVFAKDYIFRRDQLVLHWMAQGYVESKTNMEMEDIAEAYFEKLAMRSFFQDFKRDEYSDGKIIGCKMHDIVHDFAQLMTKTETFETDGDKEIDCQSARHLHLKISKERHCLESIYRAKNLRTLYLLSREKDYEFEMLNSFHHFKCLRTLILDCLIKKLPDAVENLIHLRCLFISENVEIGELPETFCNLCNLQTLKIENCPYFKKLPQGMSKQINLRHLIFHDRSFSRDVVFPKGIGKLIGLRRLSEFNIGDKNGTEGCKLGELKNLNQLRGTLRICGMENVVNVDEAHNAQLKDKIHLRGLDLMFGEIFYPKREERMENDVKVLTALELPPNLQRLTIRGHKGNTIYPTLPTLGQVPSLEVLEIEWLVNVKKVGDEFLGIEDSKNKKDYGIIFPNLKSLQFKEMINWEEWIGMGGRGENDNGIVTNPIIMPRLQSLEIYCCKKLKSLPNYLLTAPLLKKLEISYSSLLIKRCQRGTGENWHKISHISNIKLDGMWVQRDGEPQSDSKIYGSDCENSPEV encoded by the exons ATGGCTGATACACTACTCATTGATCTCTTCAAGAAGTTGGGTTCAATCGCTGTTCAGCTTGCTAAGCAAGAGATCAACTTGCTAGTTGGCGTTGATAAGGAAGTCCAAAAGCTTCAAGACAAGCTCGGAATGATCAAGGCAATGCTGGACGATGCTGAGGAAAGACAACCAGTGAAGCTGCGTACTGAGAAGAATTGGTTAGAGCGGCTCCAAGACCAGTACTATGAGATAGATGACATCTTGGACACCTGGAACACTGCAAGGATCAGAGCAGagattgagaaagaagaaggaaaacctGCTGATACTAACGCTCCTGCTGTTGTCAAGAAGAAGGTATGCTCCTTCGTCCCATCTCCATCATGTTGTTTTAACCTTCCTCTGCGTCATGATGTTGGTCACATGATAAGAAAACTGAATGAAAAGttagatatgattttcaaaGACAAAGCAACCTGTGGGATTGACTTTAATAGGCAACCTGATGTAGTTAAGCGACAAACAACCACGTCCTTTGTGGATGTGTCCCATATAATTGGTCGTGATAAATATAGGGATGATCTACTAAGAAACTTATTAGATGTGGGTAGTCAAGATGAAAGAAATTCTTATCGTGTGATCTCCTTAGTGGGTATGGGCGGTATTGGAAAAACAACTCTTGCCCAACTAGCCTACAATCATCCTGATGTGCAAGcccattttcaaaaaagaatgtGGATTTGTGTTTCTGATCCATTCGATCAGTGCAAGGTTGCCAAAGCAATCATTAAGGAGGTTGACCCTAAACATGGACCCCTTGATGATACTGAATTGCAAACTCTCTTGTGTGAAATTCAAGATTTGATTAAGGAGAAGAAGTATTTTCTTGTCTTAGATGATGTGTGGACTGAACACTCTGAAGAATGGGAGCCGTTCAAACATGCTTTTGAAAATGGTGTTCGTGGCAGTAGAATTCTAGTAACCACACGTAAACTAACAGTTGCAAAAATGATAGGGAGTGCCCTCCCTATAAATTTGGAGGTATTGTCTGATGAAGACTGCTGGTTGATTTTTAGGATGGCATTTTCTAACGAGGAGGATCTCAAGAATCTAGAAGATCTTGGCAGAAAACTAGCCTTTAAGTGTAAAGGCTTACCGCTTGCAGCAAAGCTTCTAGGTAGCCTCATGCAGAACAACAGAAGTAGAGAACAATGGAATAAGATTTTGAATAGCAATTTGTGGGAATTGGAAgatattgaaaatattgaaaaaagcATTCTGGCACCATTGCTTTTGAGTTATTATGAACTACCCCCAACAATGAGACGTTGTTTCTCATATTGTTCTGTCTTTGCAAAAGATTATATCTTTCGTAGAGATCAATTGGTCCTCCATTGGATGGCACAAGGATATGTTGAGTCAAAGACAAATATGGAGATGGAAGACATAGCAGAAGCATACTTTGAAAAGTTGGCCATGCGCTCTTTCTTCCAAGATTTCAAGAGAGATGAATATAGTGATGGCAAGATAATAGGTTGCAAAATGCATGATATAGTGCATGACTTTGCTCAATTAATGACAAAAACTGAAACCTTCGAAACTGATGGTGATAAGGAGATAGATTGTCAAAGTGCACGtcatttacatttaaaaatttcaaaagaaaggCATTGTCTTGAATCCATCTATCGTGCAAAAAATCTACGCACTCTCTATCTTCTTTCGCGTGAAAAGGATTATGAGTTTGAGATGCTCAACTCATTCCATCATTTTAAATGTTTACGAACATTAATTTTGGATTGTCTAATTAAGAAACTTCCAGATGCTGTGGAAAATTTGATACATTTAAGGTGTCTCTTTATATCTGAGAATGTTGAAATAGGGGAATTGCCTGAAACCTTTTGCAATCTATGTAATTTACAAACTTTGAAAATCGAGAATTGTCCTTATTTCAAGAAATTGCCACAAGGGATGagtaaacaaattaatttaAGACATCTTATATTTCATGATCGTAGTTTTTCGCGAGATGTGGTATTTCCAAAAGGGATTGGGAAATTAATTGGTCTTAGAAGATTAAGTGAATTCAACATAGGTGATAAGAATGGTACAGAAGGATGTAAACTTGGAgagttaaaaaatttgaatcaaCTTCGAGGGACTCTTCGAATATGTGGGATGGAAAATGTGGTAAATGTGGATGAGGCTCATAATGCACAATTGAAAGATAAAATACATCTCCGTGGATTGGATCTAATGTTTGGAGAAATATTTTACCCCAAACGTGAAGAAAGAATGGAGAATGACGTAAAAGTATTGACTGCCTTAGAGCTACCACCAAACTTGCAACGTTTAACAATTAGGGGCCACAAGGGCAACACAATTTATCCTACTTTGCCTACTTTGGGGCAGGTGCCATCCCTTGAAGTATTAGAGATAGAATGGCTTGTTAATGTGAAGAAGGTGGGAGATGAATTTCTGGGAATAGAAGAttccaaaaacaagaaagaCTACGGCATCATATTCCCAAACTTGAAATCTCTCCAATTTAAGGAGATGATCAATTGGGAAGAATGGATTGGGATGGGAGGAAGGGGAGAAAATGATAATGGTATTGTTACAAATCCGATAATAATGCCACGTCTTCAGTCCTTGGAAATTTATTGCTGCAAAAAACTAAAGTCTCTGCCAAACTACTTGCTTACTGCTCCATTATTGAAGAAATTGGAGATCTCTTATTCATCGCTTCTTATAAAACGTTGCCAAAGAGGGACCGGAGAGAACTGGCACAAGATTTCTCATATCTCTAACATCAAGTTGGATGGGATGTGGGTGCAAAGAGACGGTGAACCCCAATCTGATTCAAAG ATATATGGATCGGATTGTGAAAACAGTCCGGAAGTTTAG